From Cellulophaga lytica DSM 7489, a single genomic window includes:
- a CDS encoding SusC/RagA family TonB-linked outer membrane protein, giving the protein MKTKLSLLFTVCFCLVSLAQQNNISGTITEQGTGFPIPGVSIIIKNTIKGVVSDFDGNYTINNVPENAILQFSYLGYVTQEIKITNQQTLNVILTEDVSKLDEVVVIGYGGQKKKDITGAVSIVSSETIEELRPVDAAQALQGTSAGVSVTAPSGSPGGQFNITIRGVNSNGDNGPLVIIDGYKGDLNSINPSDIESFSILKDAQAAIYGIEGANGVVLVTTKSGRKNSALKISYNGYTGIQQTTRQLPYLNATEYALLLNESYAANGQDLPYTDVSNLGTGTDWQDELFESAPITNHNISLTGGGEKSTYYFGGSILEQDGIIASDKSNFTRANVKVKLGFDVTDKLKFTTSANYFNNVRKTIGENALGSPLFNALNYAPTYTLDQEDASGFLGNEVINPLSQIANTYNKYNGNSIEGTFQLDYEPLDGLKITSRIGLKSYNDTQKSFAPIVNYGSGKVFNTDRSSVTQTKNTNNSYTWDTFITYNRTFAENHNATITLGTSAQRAWGDNLQGTGFDVPNNSWEFADISLANGLSEAKSTSSYIYDSRLSSFFTRLQYDYKGKYLLSAMVRRDGTSDFSPSNRIDYFSSATAGWIVSDEAFLEDSDVINFLKLRASYGSLGNNVGVDLYRALLSGEATYVLNNGLVTGTANGRIPNPEATWETADKLDIGLDLNLFNNKLQFTADYFVEDRNDLLIANFPVSGILGASAPGAGLPTVNAGTTRTKGVEFFVNYKESFSDNLSVDLSYNVTKVDGEVTSVNNNIVSEGGSFSVGQPAITRMEVGQPIGYFYGLKTDGVFQNQAEVNAAPSQEGLGSAAAPGDLKYVDTNNDGEITIADRTYLGKAQADYIMGLNLRVNYKNLDFGTYMYAELGKEMVRNYERDQPNINRSSLYLNRWTGEGTSNTVPRATIGATTNRLFSDFFVEDASFLRIQNIQLGYTLPDEFLQKIGVSKLRIYGSVNNAFTFTKYNGYDPAAQGVNQNGNLDVFSSGIDYGFYPVSRQFILGINLSI; this is encoded by the coding sequence ATGAAAACAAAACTTAGCTTATTATTTACAGTCTGTTTTTGTCTCGTATCCTTAGCACAACAAAATAATATTTCGGGTACAATTACAGAACAGGGAACAGGTTTTCCCATTCCTGGAGTAAGTATAATTATTAAAAATACTATTAAGGGAGTGGTATCAGACTTTGATGGAAATTACACCATTAATAATGTACCAGAAAATGCAATACTTCAGTTTAGTTACTTAGGGTATGTTACTCAAGAAATTAAAATTACAAATCAGCAAACATTAAACGTTATTTTAACGGAAGACGTTTCTAAGTTAGATGAAGTTGTTGTTATTGGTTATGGAGGTCAAAAAAAGAAAGACATCACTGGAGCCGTTTCTATTGTAAGTTCAGAAACAATTGAAGAGCTTAGACCTGTAGATGCAGCACAAGCATTACAAGGTACTTCTGCAGGTGTATCTGTAACGGCACCATCTGGTTCTCCTGGTGGGCAATTTAATATTACTATTAGAGGTGTAAACTCTAACGGAGATAACGGGCCTTTGGTAATTATAGATGGTTATAAAGGAGATTTAAACAGTATTAATCCAAGTGATATTGAGTCTTTTTCAATATTAAAAGATGCACAAGCTGCCATTTATGGTATAGAAGGTGCAAACGGAGTTGTACTTGTTACTACTAAAAGTGGTAGAAAAAACTCGGCATTAAAAATTAGTTACAACGGTTACACTGGTATACAGCAAACAACAAGACAATTACCGTATTTAAATGCAACAGAATATGCATTGTTATTAAATGAGAGCTATGCAGCAAATGGTCAAGATTTGCCATATACAGATGTTAGCAATTTAGGCACAGGTACAGATTGGCAAGATGAGTTGTTTGAGTCTGCACCAATCACCAATCATAATATATCCTTAACAGGTGGTGGAGAAAAAAGTACGTATTACTTTGGTGGTTCTATTTTAGAGCAAGATGGTATTATAGCTAGTGATAAATCTAATTTTACTAGAGCCAACGTTAAAGTTAAATTGGGTTTTGATGTTACAGATAAATTAAAATTTACCACATCTGCTAACTACTTTAATAATGTTAGAAAAACAATAGGAGAAAATGCATTAGGCTCTCCTTTATTTAACGCGCTTAATTACGCGCCAACATATACCTTAGATCAAGAAGATGCATCAGGCTTTTTAGGTAATGAGGTTATAAACCCTTTATCACAAATAGCAAATACCTACAACAAATACAACGGTAATTCTATAGAAGGTACTTTTCAGTTAGATTATGAACCTTTAGACGGATTAAAAATTACATCTCGTATAGGTTTAAAATCATATAATGATACGCAAAAATCATTTGCACCAATTGTAAACTATGGTTCTGGTAAAGTTTTTAATACAGACCGTAGTAGTGTTACACAAACAAAAAACACCAACAACTCATACACTTGGGATACTTTTATTACTTATAACAGGACTTTTGCAGAAAATCACAACGCTACAATTACTTTAGGTACAAGTGCACAAAGAGCTTGGGGAGATAATTTACAAGGTACTGGTTTTGATGTTCCTAACAACTCTTGGGAGTTTGCAGACATATCATTGGCAAATGGTTTAAGCGAAGCAAAATCTACAAGTTCTTATATTTATGATTCTAGATTATCATCATTCTTTACAAGGTTACAGTATGATTATAAAGGAAAATATTTACTTTCTGCAATGGTGCGTAGAGATGGTACATCAGACTTTTCACCAAGTAACAGAATAGACTATTTTTCTTCTGCTACAGCAGGTTGGATAGTTTCAGATGAAGCTTTCTTAGAAGATTCAGACGTTATAAACTTTTTAAAGCTTAGAGCTAGTTATGGCTCTTTGGGTAACAATGTGGGAGTAGATCTTTATAGAGCATTACTTAGTGGTGAGGCTACTTACGTTTTAAACAATGGTTTAGTAACTGGTACAGCAAACGGAAGAATTCCTAACCCAGAAGCTACTTGGGAAACTGCAGATAAATTAGATATTGGTTTAGATTTAAACTTGTTTAACAATAAATTACAGTTTACTGCAGATTACTTTGTAGAAGATCGTAATGATTTATTAATAGCAAACTTTCCTGTATCTGGTATACTAGGTGCATCTGCTCCTGGTGCTGGTTTACCAACGGTTAACGCAGGTACTACACGCACAAAAGGTGTTGAGTTTTTTGTAAACTATAAAGAGAGTTTTTCAGATAACCTATCTGTAGATCTTAGTTATAATGTTACAAAAGTAGATGGTGAAGTAACATCTGTAAATAATAATATTGTATCAGAAGGTGGTTCATTTAGCGTAGGTCAGCCAGCAATTACGCGTATGGAAGTTGGCCAACCTATTGGTTATTTCTACGGACTTAAAACAGACGGTGTTTTTCAAAACCAGGCAGAGGTAAATGCAGCCCCATCACAAGAAGGTTTGGGATCTGCAGCAGCTCCTGGAGATTTAAAATATGTAGATACCAATAATGATGGTGAAATTACCATTGCAGACAGAACATATTTAGGAAAAGCACAGGCAGACTATATTATGGGACTAAATTTAAGAGTTAACTACAAAAACTTAGATTTTGGAACCTATATGTATGCAGAGTTAGGTAAAGAAATGGTTCGTAATTATGAAAGAGACCAACCTAACATTAACAGATCTAGTCTTTATTTAAATAGATGGACAGGAGAAGGCACTAGTAATACAGTACCAAGAGCAACCATAGGAGCAACTACTAACAGGTTATTCTCAGACTTTTTTGTTGAAGATGCATCTTTTTTAAGAATACAAAATATACAATTAGGCTACACATTACCAGATGAGTTTTTACAAAAAATAGGTGTTAGCAAGTTACGTATATACGGTTCTGTTAACAATGCATTTACGTTTACAAAGTACAATGGTTATGATCCTGCTGCGCAAGGCGTTAATCAAAACGGAAATTTAGATGTCTTTTCTAGCGGAATTGATTACGGTTTTTACCCAGTTTCAAGACAGTTTATTTTAGGTATAAATCTTTCTATATAA
- a CDS encoding triple tyrosine motif-containing protein has product MILSKPFMLSKKIVVFFPFLLCFILKAQELPPISIITPQQYAAENQNWDISQNQNNLIYIANNGGLLEYNGAEWKLYAVPNNSIVRSVKAIGDKVFTGSFMDFGYWQKNALGVLEYYSLRESLNLQLVDGEQFWNIENIDGWIIFQSLSRIYLINLEKKEVKRIDAKATIGKMIYVDNTLYYQELGVGLFKIENEKRKPVSNSSFFKENKIITILKQNNQLLYLTENNGFYTIKNEEPVKWITSLNTDKISVYNAIKLKDNGIVVGTISNGVYFLNEDGSLKYKLNRQKGISNNTVLSLFEDRFKNVWLGLDNGINFINNSSRFNVFTDNDGKLGTVYTSIVHNGYLYLGTNQGLFYKEIKKQTNFNFIPGTKGQVWILKNIDNTLFCGHDKGTLIIDNNTVKKQISNSPGTWDFKPINKDKSLVLQGNYNGLHILKKQNGSWEYKNRLEGLNMSSRFFENIGNTIYVNHELKGLYRLKVDADYKKVLNKEYLSVSKEGSGSNIIKFNGSLLYSSSQGIFTLKNNEFVKDSMYSNLFKDYSSLTTLMKIKEDSTKLWRYANDNISILSFGSISSEPKLTNIPVARNVVNSVAGFENMTQVGDIGYLVGTSNGYLVLNNLNKADTEQLNININSIEAYKRDDPKFKVNLFESSTLKNKENNIAFHYSFPFFNTIVKNKYQYQLKGLSNKWSNWSQNTSQLFENLPYGEYTFNVRGKSGNNTTNTASYTFTIERPFYLSNIAIAIYIFACVLLFKLIDVYYKNKQKRALLKTQQKLSRKELENKQQLTQLNNEKLKLDIENKNRELAISTMSIIKKNEFLNTIKKELIKANLGNKVSSVIKIIDKNINNTDDWKLFQEAFNNADKDFLNKIKAKHSTLTPNDLKLCAYLRLNLSSKEIAPLLNISPRSVEVKRYRLRKKMNLPHETSLTSYILEL; this is encoded by the coding sequence ATGATACTTTCCAAACCATTTATGTTGTCAAAAAAAATAGTTGTCTTTTTCCCTTTTTTATTGTGTTTTATTTTAAAAGCACAGGAGTTACCACCAATTAGTATTATTACTCCGCAACAATATGCAGCAGAAAACCAAAATTGGGATATTTCTCAAAACCAAAACAACTTAATTTATATAGCAAATAACGGTGGGTTATTAGAGTACAACGGTGCAGAATGGAAATTATATGCAGTGCCCAATAACTCTATTGTACGCTCTGTAAAAGCTATTGGAGACAAGGTTTTTACAGGTAGTTTTATGGACTTTGGTTACTGGCAAAAAAATGCTTTAGGTGTATTAGAGTACTATTCTTTAAGAGAAAGTTTAAATCTTCAACTAGTAGACGGTGAACAGTTTTGGAACATAGAAAATATAGATGGTTGGATAATTTTTCAATCACTATCAAGAATATATTTAATCAACCTAGAAAAAAAAGAAGTAAAACGTATAGATGCTAAAGCTACTATAGGTAAAATGATATATGTAGACAATACATTGTATTATCAAGAATTGGGTGTTGGTTTATTTAAAATTGAAAATGAAAAGAGAAAACCAGTAAGTAACAGTAGTTTTTTTAAAGAAAATAAAATAATTACCATACTAAAGCAAAATAACCAATTACTATACCTTACAGAAAATAATGGTTTTTATACCATTAAAAATGAAGAGCCTGTAAAATGGATTACCTCATTAAATACTGATAAAATTAGTGTTTACAATGCTATAAAACTTAAAGATAATGGTATAGTTGTAGGAACAATATCTAATGGTGTTTATTTTTTAAATGAAGACGGATCTTTAAAATATAAACTTAATAGACAAAAAGGAATAAGTAATAATACTGTACTTTCTTTGTTTGAAGACCGCTTTAAAAATGTTTGGCTAGGTTTGGATAATGGTATTAACTTTATAAATAACTCGTCTAGGTTTAACGTGTTTACAGATAATGATGGTAAGTTAGGAACTGTTTACACATCTATAGTACATAACGGTTATTTATACTTAGGTACCAACCAAGGTTTATTTTATAAAGAAATTAAAAAGCAAACAAATTTTAACTTTATTCCGGGTACAAAAGGACAAGTTTGGATATTAAAAAATATAGATAATACTCTTTTTTGTGGTCACGATAAGGGAACATTAATTATAGATAATAATACGGTTAAAAAACAGATAAGCAATTCTCCAGGCACTTGGGATTTTAAACCTATTAATAAAGATAAAAGCCTTGTTTTACAAGGTAATTATAACGGCCTACACATACTTAAAAAACAAAACGGAAGTTGGGAGTATAAAAACCGGTTAGAAGGCTTAAATATGTCTAGTCGTTTTTTTGAAAATATAGGAAACACCATTTATGTTAATCATGAGTTAAAAGGGCTATACAGGCTTAAAGTAGATGCAGACTATAAAAAAGTACTTAACAAAGAGTATTTATCTGTGTCTAAAGAGGGCAGTGGTTCTAATATTATAAAGTTTAATGGTTCTTTACTTTATTCATCATCTCAAGGCATATTTACATTAAAAAATAATGAGTTTGTTAAAGACTCTATGTACTCAAATCTTTTTAAGGATTATAGTAGTTTAACAACATTAATGAAAATAAAGGAAGACAGTACAAAACTATGGCGTTACGCAAATGATAACATTTCTATTTTAAGTTTTGGTAGTATTAGTAGTGAGCCTAAACTCACAAACATACCTGTAGCACGTAATGTAGTAAATAGTGTAGCAGGTTTTGAAAATATGACTCAAGTAGGAGATATTGGTTATTTGGTAGGCACATCTAACGGTTATTTGGTTTTAAATAACTTAAATAAAGCAGATACAGAACAATTAAATATTAATATAAACTCTATTGAGGCTTACAAAAGGGATGATCCTAAATTTAAAGTAAATTTGTTTGAGAGTAGTACGCTAAAAAACAAAGAAAACAATATAGCTTTTCATTATAGTTTTCCTTTTTTTAATACAATTGTAAAAAATAAGTACCAGTATCAATTAAAAGGCTTGTCAAACAAATGGTCTAATTGGTCACAAAATACGTCTCAGCTTTTTGAAAACTTACCGTACGGTGAATATACATTTAACGTTAGGGGAAAATCTGGTAACAATACAACAAACACAGCCAGTTACACCTTTACTATAGAACGCCCTTTTTACCTATCTAACATAGCAATTGCAATATACATTTTTGCTTGTGTGTTACTTTTTAAGCTAATAGATGTGTATTATAAAAACAAACAAAAAAGAGCGCTGTTAAAAACACAACAAAAGCTGTCTAGAAAAGAACTAGAAAATAAACAGCAATTAACCCAGTTAAATAACGAGAAGTTAAAGCTAGACATAGAAAATAAGAACAGAGAATTGGCAATTTCTACAATGAGTATTATAAAGAAAAATGAATTTTTAAATACCATTAAAAAAGAACTTATAAAAGCTAATTTGGGAAATAAGGTTTCTTCTGTAATTAAAATAATTGATAAAAATATTAACAATACAGATGATTGGAAACTATTTCAAGAAGCTTTTAATAATGCAGATAAAGACTTTTTAAATAAAATAAAAGCCAAGCACAGTACACTTACTCCAAACGATTTAAAACTGTGTGCATATTTGCGTTTAAATTTATCTTCTAAAGAAATTGCTCCTTTATTAAACATCTCACCTAGAAGTGTAGAGGTAAAGCGATATCGTTTGCGAAAAAAAATGAATTTACCGCATGAGACAAGTTTAACTAGCTATATTTTGGAATTATAG
- a CDS encoding DUF6268 family outer membrane beta-barrel protein translates to MRYRYLLFVFYLCFVTATGQISDFARLEYKVLPRGNSNFGYSRARAAVNYPIELKNSNYLLLGLDYSNIEMSFDPEIAKFNTDIIQDFQMLEFNLAYIKKLKNDWRLGVRFTPGFSSNLGSKITFEDAIFAGDVVFINDKRDDTTINKPYRLIVGVSYSQNRGISFPLPFISYYRKFHPKWSYNLGVPKSNLQYHISKKSRLKLVTELDGFTANIQEGLPVNNEEDLAKKINVSLILGGLRYEFKIKDHLELFCNFSGVLMETAELRNKDNDKVSTVDKKNTIYFGTGIRIKK, encoded by the coding sequence ATGAGGTATAGATATCTGTTATTTGTTTTTTATTTGTGTTTTGTAACCGCAACCGGACAAATATCAGATTTTGCTAGATTAGAATATAAGGTTTTACCCAGAGGAAACTCTAATTTTGGATACAGTAGAGCTCGTGCAGCTGTTAATTACCCAATAGAACTTAAAAATAGCAATTACCTTTTGTTAGGTTTAGATTATAGCAATATAGAAATGTCTTTTGATCCTGAAATTGCTAAGTTTAATACAGATATTATTCAGGACTTTCAGATGTTAGAGTTTAACCTAGCATACATTAAAAAATTAAAAAACGATTGGCGTTTGGGTGTACGTTTTACTCCCGGATTTAGCTCTAATTTAGGCAGTAAAATTACCTTTGAAGATGCTATCTTTGCAGGTGATGTAGTTTTTATTAATGATAAACGTGATGATACTACTATTAATAAGCCTTACCGTTTAATAGTAGGAGTATCTTATTCGCAAAACAGAGGTATTTCTTTTCCATTACCTTTTATTAGTTACTACCGTAAATTTCACCCAAAATGGTCTTATAATTTAGGCGTTCCTAAGTCTAACTTACAATACCATATCTCTAAAAAATCTAGATTAAAACTGGTAACAGAATTAGACGGTTTTACAGCCAATATACAAGAAGGCTTACCTGTTAATAACGAAGAAGATTTAGCAAAAAAAATAAATGTATCTCTTATTTTAGGTGGGTTACGCTACGAGTTTAAAATAAAAGATCACCTAGAGCTTTTTTGTAATTTTTCTGGCGTACTTATGGAAACCGCAGAGTTAAGAAATAAAGACAACGACAAGGTATCTACCGTAGATAAAAAAAATACCATTTACTTTGGTACGGGAATACGTATAAAAAAATAA
- a CDS encoding OmpA family protein, with product MKKSLFILSILFASLSVAQSKEDRADVYFEDFKFSEAIKLYSSVASEKRKPSLHVIQRLADSYFNINDYQNAKDWYSKLYSIKGKEVGESNLIKLVQSLKASMHIDRADELLKEYYTNPTKLKMILLQKAYLDSISKTKPKYTIKNMPFNSSKSDFAPAMYSRGLVFASARDTAKSNKLYPWNKQPYLDLYFTNPKQEDFVPEKFLENMESSFHDATIAISNNGRTVYFTRNFIKKNKLNANADGLSNMQILKGTIADNKLINVMSLSFNSKNYSCGHPALSADGQRLYFTSNMDGGYGSSDIYVVELSASGDVVGKPVNLGPTINTRGREMFPFVDKDELYFSSDGHYGLGGLDIFASKILPNSEYSLPLNMGKPINSNMDDFSFIREMASNSGYIASNRYGGMGDDDIYHFEGAKPVNCLEYSGNVYNKLTKQPLERVSVAIYDEDDTLIQNSKTDVNGYYNFILPCNQTSKIVFAKDKYSKKTITIATQENPEEPSLNNKVYLTPFESLIVKEDNVEKINVEPIYFDYDKYDITPRAEIELQKVLFVLKEFPKTKIKIESHTDSRGKDAYNLELSDNRAKSTRRYLVSKGVDIDRIESANGFGELKLKNKCSNGVKCSEQEHLVNRRSDFIIVAK from the coding sequence ATGAAAAAAAGTTTATTCATTTTAAGTATACTTTTTGCTTCATTATCTGTAGCACAAAGTAAAGAAGATAGAGCAGATGTATATTTTGAAGATTTTAAGTTTAGTGAAGCTATAAAATTATATTCAAGTGTAGCATCAGAAAAAAGAAAACCATCGTTACACGTTATACAACGTTTGGCAGATAGTTATTTTAATATAAACGATTACCAAAATGCAAAAGATTGGTATAGTAAGTTATATAGCATAAAAGGAAAAGAAGTAGGAGAGAGTAACTTAATAAAATTGGTACAAAGTTTAAAAGCTAGTATGCATATAGATAGGGCAGATGAACTTTTAAAAGAGTATTACACCAATCCTACCAAATTAAAAATGATTTTATTACAAAAGGCGTATTTAGATAGTATTTCTAAGACAAAACCAAAATACACTATTAAAAATATGCCTTTTAATAGCTCAAAGTCAGATTTTGCACCTGCCATGTACTCAAGAGGATTGGTATTTGCATCTGCAAGAGACACTGCTAAGTCTAATAAACTTTACCCTTGGAACAAACAACCGTATTTAGATTTGTATTTTACAAACCCTAAACAAGAAGATTTTGTACCAGAAAAGTTTTTAGAAAATATGGAGTCTAGTTTTCATGACGCAACCATAGCAATTTCTAATAATGGAAGAACAGTATATTTTACCCGTAATTTTATTAAAAAAAATAAACTTAATGCCAATGCAGATGGGTTGTCTAATATGCAAATATTAAAGGGTACAATTGCAGATAATAAGTTGATAAACGTTATGTCTTTAAGCTTTAATAGTAAAAACTATTCTTGTGGCCACCCAGCATTAAGTGCAGATGGGCAACGCCTTTACTTTACATCTAATATGGATGGCGGTTATGGTTCTAGTGACATTTATGTTGTAGAGCTATCTGCATCTGGAGACGTAGTTGGTAAACCTGTTAATTTAGGGCCAACTATAAATACAAGGGGTAGAGAAATGTTTCCTTTTGTAGATAAGGACGAATTGTATTTTTCATCAGACGGACATTATGGTTTAGGCGGCTTAGATATTTTTGCGTCTAAAATACTACCAAATAGTGAGTACTCATTACCATTAAATATGGGGAAACCTATAAACAGTAATATGGACGATTTTTCTTTTATTAGAGAAATGGCTTCAAACAGCGGCTACATAGCATCTAACCGTTATGGAGGTATGGGAGATGATGATATTTATCATTTTGAAGGAGCAAAACCTGTAAACTGTTTAGAGTATTCTGGTAATGTATATAATAAGCTTACAAAACAGCCATTAGAGCGAGTATCAGTTGCTATTTATGATGAAGATGACACGCTAATACAAAATAGTAAAACAGATGTTAATGGGTATTATAATTTTATTTTACCTTGTAACCAAACAAGTAAAATTGTATTTGCTAAGGATAAGTATTCTAAAAAAACAATAACAATAGCAACTCAAGAAAACCCAGAAGAACCATCATTAAATAATAAAGTATATTTAACACCTTTTGAGAGTTTAATTGTAAAAGAGGATAACGTAGAAAAAATTAATGTAGAACCTATTTATTTTGATTATGATAAATACGATATTACGCCAAGAGCAGAAATAGAACTACAAAAAGTACTTTTTGTTTTAAAAGAGTTTCCAAAGACTAAAATAAAAATAGAATCGCATACAGACTCTAGGGGTAAAGATGCTTATAACTTAGAGTTGTCGGACAACAGAGCAAAATCTACCCGAAGATATTTAGTGTCTAAGGGAGTAGATATAGACCGAATAGAAAGTGCCAATGGTTTTGGCGAATTAAAACTTAAAAATAAATGTAGCAACGGTGTAAAATGTTCAGAGCAAGAGCACCTAGTTAACCGAAGATCTGACTTTATAATTGTTGCTAAATAA
- a CDS encoding PorP/SprF family type IX secretion system membrane protein, with the protein MKLTKNIKYQLLLALGFLGICASNAQQAPQYTQYMHNTMALNSGYTGTSGKLEATFLHRSQWVGLEGAPSNQSFSIQGKFGEKVGLGLSAINDKLGASNNITVNGNFAYELPLGYVTKLSLGINAGVDILNIDWSKGSYEDNMDPVFNENNKDVRPVLGIGAFMYGTKWYAGVSTQNLFNSSVLKDNDEVVTDRKSQYYVMGGYVFDLSGNLKFKPTILTKHVSGAPITVDVSGNFLINDKFSIGAAYRYDDAVSALAGFNITKELFVGYAYDYTLTDLGDYNNGSHEVILKYSVFNSKKRALSPRFF; encoded by the coding sequence ATGAAATTAACCAAAAATATAAAATACCAATTACTGCTTGCGCTTGGCTTTTTAGGCATATGTGCTTCTAATGCACAGCAAGCACCACAGTATACACAATATATGCATAACACTATGGCGCTTAACTCTGGTTACACTGGTACAAGTGGCAAGTTAGAGGCTACCTTTTTACATCGTTCCCAATGGGTAGGTTTAGAAGGGGCACCAAGTAACCAGTCTTTTTCAATACAGGGTAAGTTTGGAGAAAAAGTTGGTTTAGGGTTAAGTGCAATTAATGATAAATTAGGAGCATCTAACAACATTACTGTAAATGGTAATTTTGCTTATGAACTGCCTTTAGGTTATGTCACTAAATTATCATTAGGTATAAACGCTGGTGTAGACATTTTAAACATAGATTGGTCTAAAGGATCTTATGAAGATAATATGGATCCTGTTTTTAATGAAAACAATAAAGATGTACGTCCTGTTTTAGGTATAGGAGCATTTATGTACGGTACAAAATGGTACGCAGGTGTATCTACCCAAAACCTTTTTAATTCATCTGTTTTAAAAGATAATGATGAGGTTGTTACAGATCGTAAAAGCCAGTACTACGTAATGGGTGGTTATGTGTTTGATTTGTCTGGTAATTTAAAATTTAAACCAACAATTTTAACAAAACACGTATCTGGAGCACCAATAACGGTAGATGTTTCTGGTAACTTTTTAATTAATGATAAATTTAGTATTGGAGCAGCATACCGTTATGATGATGCCGTTAGTGCATTAGCAGGCTTTAACATAACTAAAGAGTTATTTGTTGGTTATGCGTATGACTATACGTTAACAGACTTAGGAGATTACAATAATGGTTCTCATGAAGTTATTTTAAAGTACAGTGTTTTCAATTCTAAAAAGAGAGCATTATCACCAAGATTCTTTTAA